The genomic DNA AAGCCTATCCGGAACAGTCAATGGCTGTAGCCACGACCCACGACCTGCCAACGCTGCGCGGCTACTGGGAAAGCGGCGATCTGACGCTCGGTAATGAACTGGGTCTCTATCCGGATGCCGATGTGCTGCGCGGGTTGTATCAGGACCGTGAGCGGGCGAAGCAGGGGCTGCTGGATGCGCTGCATAAATACGGTGCGCTGCCTAAGCGCACAGGGCATAAGGCATCGCTGATGTCGATGACGTCAACCCTGAGCCGCGGCATGCAGCGTTATATTGCCGACAGCAACAGCGCGCTGTTGGGCCTGCAGCCGGAAGACTGGCTGCAGATGTCCGCGCCGGTCAACATTCCCGGCACCAGCACCGAGTATCCGAACTGGCGTCGCAAGCTCTCAACCTCGCTGGAAGCGATGTTTGCCGATGAGGGTGTGAATAAGCTGATTAAAGATTTGGATAAGCGCCGGAAAGCGGCAAGCAAGAAGTAGTAACGTAGGCCGGATAAGGCAACGCCGCCATCCGGCAATGCTGCGTGCTGTCGTTGCCTGATGGCGCTACGCTGATCAGGCCTACCAATAAAAATGCCGGGCAAGCCCGGCATTGTTGTATCCAGAGTTTGTGGTATGACACCACCATCCCCGGCAGCAGACCGCACACCGAAATAATGGGGTTGGGGCACGCGCCGGGCAGGACGAGGTCACGTAGGCCGGATGGCGCTACGCTTATCAGGCCTGCCAATAAAAATGCCGGGGCAAGCCCGGCATTGTTGTATCCAGAGTTTGTGGTATGACGCCACCATCCCCGGCAGCAGACCGCACACCGAAATAATGGGATTGGGGCACGCGCCGGGCAGGACGAGGTCACGTAGGCCGGATAAGGCAACGCCGCCATCCGGCAATGCTGCGCGCTGTCGTTGCCTGATGGCGCTACGCTTAGCAGGCCTGCCAATAAAAATGCCGGGCAAGCCCGGCATTGTTGTATCCAGAGTTTGTGGTATTACACCACCATCCCCAGCAGCAGACAGCCTACCAGACCGCATACCGAAATAATGGTTTCCAGCATTGACCAGGACTTGATGGTCTCGCCGATGGTCAGGTTAAAGTACTCTTTGAACAGCCAGAAGCCCGGATCGTTCACGTGCGAGAAGATAACGGAACCGGAACCGACCGCGATAACCATCAGCTCCGGGCTTACGCCGGTGGTGGCAATCAGCGGAGCCGCGATGCCGCCTGCGGTAATTGCGGCAACGGTGGCAGAACCCAGTGCGATACGCAGTACGGCGGCGATAGACCACGCCATAAACAGCGGTGAAACGTTGGATTCGTTCATGATGGAGGCGATGTATTTATCAACGCCACTGTCGACCAGCACCTGCTTGAAGGCGCCGCCGCCGCCGATGATCAGCAACATCATGGCAATGATTTTAATCGAGGAGATCAGCGTATCGTTGATGCTGTCCATCGAGCGGCCACGGTTCAGGCCAAAGGTGAAGATAGCAATCAGCACCGCGATCAGCGTCGCCATCACCGGGTCGCCGAAGAACTCAGCGGCAGGCAACAGGGCGTGGCCTTTTGGCAGCACCATTTCAGCAATGGCGCGCATGGCCATCAGAATAACCGGAACCAGGGATGTCCAGACGCTGACGCCAAAGGACGGCATCTCTTCTTCGGTAAAGGTTTTTGGGTTGTGCAGACCTTCCGGAATCGGCTTGTCGATGCTTTTCAGGCAGCGGGCGTAAACCGGGCCAGCCAGAATCACCGTTGGGATAGCCAGCAGGGTACCGTACAGCAGGGTTTTACCCATATCGGCATGGAAGATGGTGGCGATAGCGGTCGGACCCGGGTGCGGCGGCAGGAAGCCGTGAGTCACGGACAGTGCGGCAGCCATCGGGACACCGACGTACAGCAGCGGAATACGCGCGTTAGCGGCGATGGTGAACACCAGCGGCAGCAGCAGCACGAAGCCCACTTCATAGAACAGCGCGAAGCCCACGGTGAAGCCGGTCAGTACGACCGCCCACTGGATGTGCTTGCGACCAAATTTATCAATAAGGGTGGTGGCAATACGCTGTGCGCCGCCGCAGTCGGCGAGCATTTTGCCGAGCATAGCGCCGAAGCCCATAATCAGCGCCAGGCTGCCAAGGGTGCCGCCGACGCCATTTTTAATGGAGACGATCACTTTGTCCAGCGGCATACCCTGCATTAAACCGACCGCGAGCGCGACCAGCACCAGAGCGATGAACCCGTTCATTTTGAAACGGATCATCAGCAGTAATAAGAGGATAACCCCGATAGCTACGATGATTAATGGCATAACTTATCCAGCCTTTAATTTGTTATGGGTAACTTCACTGTTGTTGCGACAACGTCCAATTGTCCCTACAGAGGGAATAGGTACTCGTTTCTTCACATCATCGTTATGTTGTGGGCCTGACTGTAAGAATAGCTGGCTATTATTTAACGTGATGATGCTGGAATGGATGATACGGGTAACATAGTAGGGTTGAGAATATCCCCAGGCCTGGAAATGTGAAATATGCGACCTTAGTCAAACTATTCACGGGATTTTTGCAGCGTTGCGAGGTGGCATTTGCGCGGAATGTTGCGCGGTAACATCGAGGAAGGCGTTAAAAATCAGGTAGAAATGCCGAAGTGGAGAATGATTATCGTTAGCAAAAAAAAGGCCCGGGAGCGACGAAAACGCCTCACCCAGGCCGCGTTGACCGCCATCCGGAGCCGACGTGATATCGCTCCGGCACATGACGGCGTCTGGCCGATAGCTTAGTAGTAGGAGTGCTCGCCGCGCTGGTGCTCGGTGAGATCGCGCACGCCTTTCAGGTCAGGGAACTCGGCCAGCAGCTGTTTCTCAATGCCGTCTTTCAGCGTGACATCGATCATCGAGCAGCCGTTACAGCCGCCGCCAAACTGCAGAATGGCGTAACCGTCGTCGGTGATTTCCATCAGCGACACGCGGCCGCCATGGCCTGCCAGCTGCGGGTTAACCTGCGACTGCAGCATGTATTCCACGCGCTCCATCAGCGGGGCGTCGTCGGACACTTTACGCATTTTGGCGTTTGGCGCTTTCAGCGTCAGCTGGGAGCCCAACTGATCGGTAACGAAATCAATTTCCGCATCTTCCAGATACGGAGCGCTCAACTCGTCGACATAGGCGGTGAGCTGTTCAAATTTCAGGGCTGTATCACTTGCTTCCACCGCATCCGGCGGGCAGTAAGAAACGCCGCATTCTGCGTTAGGCGTACCAGGGTTAATCACAAATACGCGGATTTGTGTCCCTTCTTCCTGATTTTGCAGAAGTTTGGCAAAGTGCGCTTGCGCAGTATCGGAAATACGGATCATAGCTTTGACCTAATAGTTGACTACTTTAGTTGGTTATAATACGCCCATCGCTGGGGGTCTACAAGGTGCGGCACAGACACCATACCTGAACGCTCGCCGCGCCGTTTTGCAAAAGCAGGCGGGAAATCTCGGCAACGGTACTGCCCGTGGTGACGACATCATCCACAATAACCATATGGCGACCCTGCAACGGTAATTCAAGCTGGAAGGCGTGCTTCAGGTTGTGTTTACGCAGCCTGGCGCTGAGCTGATGCTGCGTGGCAGTGGGGCGAACGCGCGTCATCGCCCGCGACTGATAGCGGAGGCTCAGCCAGCGCGCCAGCGGGCGGCACAGTAGTTCACTTTGATTATAACCTCGCCGCCAGTGGCGGCGCTGCCACAGCGGCACGCTGATGAGCTGCTGTGGGGCGGGCAAATCGCTGCGCTGGCGTACGGCAAGCAGCAGTAGCCGCGCGAGGGCCGGCGCCAGCTCGGCCGTGCCGCTGAATTTAAAACGATGAATCAGCGTGCTCAGCGGCGGGTGGTAATCGCTAATTGCCACCAGACGCTGCCACGGCGGCGGTTTTTGTACACAACGGCCGCACGGCGTATGCGCCGTTGCCGAGGGTAAACCACACTGCGGGCAACGCCCCTGACGGGCAAACAGCGCCCGGGTGCAGCGTGAGCAGATGCCCCATGCCGGCCGCGCCAGCGGCATTTGGCATAGCCAGCACGCGCTGTGGACTGTTAGCATAATCCCTCCTTAAGGCGAAGAAATGAGAACGATAGCTGATGAACGACATCTGGTGGCAAACCACGGGCGAAGGAAATTGTCATCTTGTGCTGCTGCACGGATGGGGGCTGAATGCGCAGGTCTGGGATTGCATTGCGCCGGAATTAAACGCGCACTTTACGCTACACCGGGTCGATCTACCGGGCTACGGACGCAGCGGCGGATTCGGCGCGCTGAGCCTGGAGGATATGGCTGAAAAGGTGCTGGAAAGCGCACCAGAACGCGCTATCTGGCTGGGCTGGAGTCTGGGCGGGCTGGTCGCAAGCCAGGTGGCATTGCGCCATCCGCAGCGCGTGCAGGCGCTGGTCACCGTGGCCTCGTCCCCGTGCTTTAGCGCTCATGGCGACTGGCCGGGCATCAAGCCGGAGGTCCTGAGCGGCTTCCAGCAGCAGTTGAGCGAAGATTTCCAGCGGACCGTGGAACGTTTCCTGGCGCTGCAAACGTTGGGCACCGAAAGCGCACGTCAGGATGCGCGGGCGCTCAAGCAAACGGTGCTGTCGCTGCCGATGCCGTCATCAGAGGTGCTCAACGGCGGCCTTGAGATCCTCAAAACCGCCGATCTGCGCGAGCCGCTGGCCGCGCTGACCGTGCCGTTCCTGCGCCTGTACGGCCGGCTCGACGGCCTGGTGCCGCGCAGGATCATCCCGCAGCTGGACGCCCTGTGGCCGCAGAGCCAATCGCAGGTGTTTGATAAGGCAGCCCATGCGCCGTTTATCTCGCACCCGCTGGCGTTCTGCGCGCCGCTGCTCGCGCTGAAAACGCAATTGCAGAATTAATTATGTCGCCACGTGGTAAAAAAGATTTTCGTAGCAATACTTAAGCTGTTGCGCAGGTGAAAGTTTCACTCGACGAGCGCAGCGCAAATAACAACCTTAAGGAGAGTAGAACGATGAAACTTGTTACAGGTATTGTTGCATCTCTGGTGATTGGTTCCCTGTCTTTTGGCGCGTTTGCAGCAAAAGAGATTCAAAAGGATGATGTCGCGAAGATGAATTTGACCAAAGTTGGCAATATCACCACCTCGCGTACCACCTCGCCGATGGACGCAAAACGCGATCTGTCGAAGAAAGCGGATGAAATGGGCGGGAAATACTTCGTGGTGATTGCGGGAGAGAAAAACGAGAAAACCGTTCACGCGAATGCGGACGTGTATAAATAAGTTCGGGGTCATTTCGCTCCGGCGCGACGCGTCGCGCCGGAGTTCTGTGCTAACGAAGCGCCCACCACTCTCGTAAGCAGGCTTTCCCTTCCGGGCAGCTTTTGCAGCTGCCGGTCAGACAACCGTCGGGCTCTTCGTTGATTTTCACCACTTTACCCATGGCTTCTAATCGGCTTAGCATGGCGTCGATCAGCGCTTGCGGCGTGTGCAGTTGGGCGCTGAGCTGTGTGGCCTCCATGCGTCCTTGCAGCGCCAGCATATCGCGTACTTCAATCAATGACGCCATCATCGCTCCTTAGTGGCAATCGCCGGTCGGGCTTGAGCAGCATGAGGTCGGCGTTTTACGCGTTGCCAGCAGGGAAACGTCCACACGGCTACGGGCACGGCGCAGCAGACCAATCACCACCACGTTGAACAGAATCACCGCCAGGATGCACACCAGGCTGTAGCGTGGGTGCTGGCTGAAGCTCACCGCCTGGTAGTACAACGTAGACAGTGAGTAGGCGATGTTCAGACCCCACAGAATGGAGAAGGTCATCCAGCCGCGGCTCGACTCACGGGCAATCGCCCCCATCACCGAGATGCACGGAACATAGAGCAGAACGAAAATCAGGTAGCTGTAGGCTGCTGCCGCGCTGCCGAATTTACTGCTCATCACGCCCATCGCGCCGGTTTCCATCACGCCGTCGCCTTTACTGGCTTCGATTGGGTTAGCCAGTACGCTCAGACTAAAGGTATCTTTCAGTCCTTGCCAGGTTTCATCTGCTGCGGCGATCAGCTCTTCACCCAGACTGAACTCCTGTGGGTTAAACTCTTCGTTCTGAATGTTTTCGGCGGTGTAGAGGGTGTTCAGCGTACCGACCACCACTTCTTTCGCCATTGCACCGGTAAACAGACCCACGGTGGCCTGCCAGTTATCATCATGCACGCCAATCGGTTTAAACACCGGGGTGATCGCGCGGCTGACGGAGGCCAGTGCGGAATCGTTGATGTTGTCGACGATTTTACCGCTGAAGGAGAAGCTGTTCAGCGCGCTCAGGAAGATACTGACGATAACGATAACTTTACCTGCACGCAGTACGAAGCCTTTCAGGCGCTGCCAGGTCTGGATAATCAGGCTCTTAATGTGCGGTACGTGGTACACCGGCAGTTCCATCACGAACGGAGACGCTTCGCCGCGCATGATGGTGTATTTGAGCATCAGGCCGGTCAGAATGGCGATAACAATACCGAGCACGTACAGGGAGAAGACCACCAGCGCGCCGCCCTGGCCAAAGAAGGCGGCGGCGAAGACGGCGAAGATAGCCAGACGCGCGCCGCAGGACATAAACGGCGCCATCATGATGGTCATCAGGCGTTCACGCGGGGCATCGAGGGTCCGCGCGCCCATAACCGACGGTACGTTACAGCCGAAGCCGACGATCAGCGGCACGAACGATTTACCCGGCAGGCCCAGCGCCTGCATCAGGCGGTCCATGACGAATGCGGCACGGGCCATGTAGCCGGAATCTTCAAGGAAGGAGAGGAACAGGTACATCATGCCGATTTGCGGCACGAGCGGCAGCACGGTGTTGATACCGCCACCAATCCCTTGAGCCAGGAAAACGGTCAGCCAGTCCGGGAAGTGCAGCTGGTACCCAACCCACTGAATACCGTGGATAAAGATAGCAACGGAACCGCCGTCAAAGATGGGCTGCAACGCGCCGCCGATGTTAATCGCCAGCAAGAACATCAGGTACATCACAAACAGGAAAATCGGCAGACCCAGCACGCGGTTGAGGACGATTCTATCCATCGCGGCGGTGAAGCGGCTTGGCTCAGCGGTCAGCGTGTTGCTGACGGCATCGCAGATAGCGGCAATGCTCTGGTAACGCGCATCGGCGATGTGCAACGCCGGGTCATCGAGCTCTTCGCTCAGGTGGGCCAGCGAAACGTCCAGCTTATGCGCGGCGTCACCGGCGTAGGCGCGGCTATAGATATCGCCCTCCAGCATCTGCATGCCCAGCCAGTTGCGCTGGCGTTCAGGAATATCCTGCGCCATTTCTTTCGCCAGATTGCTGGCCTCACGCAGCAGCGGCTGCGGGTAATGCACCAGCTCCAGCGGCTGATTGCCCTGGTGACGGTCGATGGCCATTTTCAACGCTTCAATGCCGCGGGCGCGGGTAGATACCAGCGGAACCACCGGGCAGCCGAGGCGGGCGGAAAGGGCATCAACGTCGATACGAATCTGCTGTTTCTCAGCGATATCGAGCATGTTCAGCGCAACCACGCACGGAATACCCAATTCGAGCAGCTGTAAGGTCAGGTACAGATTACGCTCCAGGTTGGAGGCGTCGACCACGTTAATCAGCAGATCGGCATCGCCGCTGAGAATATAGTGGCAGGCAATCTGTTCATCCAGTGAGGTTTGCGAAGAGATGGTGGTTAGCGAGTAGGTGCCCGGCAGGTCAACCAGCGTGACCTGATGATCGGTGGTGGCGAAGGCCCCTTCTTTACGTTCTACCGTGACCCCTGCCCAGTTGCCCACGCGCTGACGTGCGCCGGTTAACTGATTGAATAATGTTGTCTTGCCGGAATTAGGATTACCAATTAAACCGATGGTTAATTTTTTCATTTTTCAGACTCTTAGTGCCGGGCTGAAGTTATTATGCGACGGACTCTAATTCTATTAACGCGAGATCTTTTTTACGCAGTACCAGGCTAACGCGGCGCGTTTCAATGTGAATGGGGTCACCTAACGGCGCAACGCGAACCACATTAAATGATGAGCCTGGCAACATGCCCAGGGAGAGCAGTTTCTGACGATAAGCGGGGCTAATTTCGCGGGAAAAACCAACAATCTTCCACGCAGTATCCGGTGTAAATTGCATAGAACCTACTTGTAGTATCGCTAGCTGGACGAGGGGGTGCCGCATGCGGTCTGCTGGCTGCAAGGGCATCGTCAACGAATTAAGGTCTAAAAGTACTGTAAATGATGATAATGAGAATGGTTTTTATCATCAATACATAATATGCGATTGGCGATAATTTCGCGCATTATTTGCACTTTTTTTGATATGACTCAAGCAATGCATTGTAGCGATAAATGTATTAAATATTATTTTCTGTTCTTAATGTTTAATTAAGGTTTCATTGGTTAAGAAAATAAAACATGATGAGGCTTATTATTAAAAACCGATATGAAAGTAATAATGGCTAAGGCTCGTCATATATCGAGGAAGGAAAGGTAGGCCTGATAAGCGTAGCGCCATCAGGCACAATGCGAGCACGTTGCCAGATGGCGGCGTACACGCCTTATCCGGCCTACAAACGGATAAGGCGTTTATCGGTTAGCGTTTTTTACCCATGGCTGCGGCTAAGGCGTCCATCATGGCGCTGTTACCGGCTGGCTGAGCGTCACGACCGCGCGGCTTCGCGGCTTTTGCCGCCGGGCGCGCGTTACCCTGAGGGCGTTCGTTACCGCCGCGACGGGCGTTGGTTTCACCCGGCTGCTCGTCCAGACGCATGGTCAGGGCGATACGCTTACGCTGCAGATCGACTTCCAGCACCTTCACCTTCACGATGTCGCCCGCTTTCACAACGGTGTGCGGATCTTCGACAAACTTATCCGCCAGCGAAGAGATATGCACCAGGCCGTCCTGGTGTACACCGATATCAACAAACGCACCAAAGTTGGTGACGTTGGTCACGGCGCCTTCGAGGATCATACCCGGCAGCAGGTCGTTCATGGTTTCGACACCATCGGCGAACTTCGCGGTCTTGAACTCCGGACGCGGGTCGCGGCCCGGTTTTTCCAGCTCTTTGATGATGTCGGTGACGGTCGGTACGCCGAAACGCTCGTCGGTAAACTCTGAGGCCTTCAGGCCGCGCAGCTCGCTGCTGTTGCCCATCAGATCCTTCAGCGCCTGCTGGGTTGCCGCCAGAATACGCTCAACCACCGGATACGCTTCCGGGTGAACGGTAGAGGCGTCCAGCGGGTTATCACCGTGGTTGATGCGCAGGAAGCCCGCGCACTGTTCGAACGCTTTTGGCCCCAGACGGCTTACCTTCAGCAGCTGCTGGCGGTTCTGGAACTGACCGTTTTCGTCACGCCAGGCGACGATGTTCTGCGCCATCATGCGCGTCAGGCCCGCTACGCGGGTCAGCAGCGGCACGGACGCGGTGTTCAGGTCAACGCCGACGGCGTTCACGCAGTCTTCTACCACCGCATCCAGCTTACGCGCCAGCTGCGTTTGGCTGACGTCGTGCTGGTACTGGCCGACGCCGATCGATTTCGGGTCGATTTTCACCAGCTCGGCCAGCGGGTCCTGTAAACGACGGGCGATAGAGACCGCGCCGCGCAGGGAAACGTCGAGATCCGGGAACTCCTGCGCCGCCAGCTCGGAGGCGGAGTAGACGGACGCGCCCGCTTCGCTGACGATCACTTTCTGAGCGGTGACTTTCGGGAACTGTTTCTGCACATCAAGGAAGAAGCGCTCGGTTTCTCGTGAGGCAGTACCGTTGCCGATGGCTACCAGTTCAACGTTGTGTTTTTCACACAGCGCCGCAACGGCAACGGCCGCTTTCGCCGCCTGGCCGGTGTGCGGGTAGATGGTGTCGGTGGCGACCAGTTTGCCGGTGCCGTCAACCACCGCTACCTTCACGCCGGTACGCAGCCCGGGATCGAGGCCCATGGTGGCGCGCAGCCCCGCCGGAGCGGCCATCAGCAGATCGTGCAGGTTACGGGCGAAAACGTTAATGGCTTCGTCTTCGGCGCGCTCGCGCACAGTGCTCATCAGCTCGGTTTCGAGGTGCATCAGCACTTTGATGCGCCAGGTCCAGCTCACCACGCCCTTGCGCCAGCTGTCCGCCGGAGCGTTGTTCAGGCGCAGACCGAGGTGATCGATAATAATTTGTTCGCAGTAGCTCTCTTTCTGCGGCTCATCAAACTGTGGGTCTGCGTTGAGCGAAAGCTGCAGCACGCCTTCGTTACGCCCGCGGAACATCGCCAGCGCACGGTGAGAAGGGGTGGTGGAAATGGGTTCGTGATGGTCGAAATAATCGCGAAATTTCGCGCCTTCCTCTTCCTTGCCGCTGACGACTTTGGCAACCAGATGGGCGTTCTTCCATAGGTAGTCACGCACTTTGGCCAGCAGGCCTGCGTCTTCGGCGAAGCGCTCCATCAGGATATAGCGTGCGCCATCAAGGGCCGCTTTGGTGTCCGCAACGCCCTTATCGGCATCGATAAATTTGGCTGCTTCGGTTTCCGGGTCGTGGGACGGCTCGCTCCACAGCAGGTCCGCCAGCGGCTCAAGGCCCGCTTCAATGGCAA from Klebsiella sp. WP3-W18-ESBL-02 includes the following:
- the gntT gene encoding gluconate transporter; translated protein: MPLIIVAIGVILLLLLMIRFKMNGFIALVLVALAVGLMQGMPLDKVIVSIKNGVGGTLGSLALIMGFGAMLGKMLADCGGAQRIATTLIDKFGRKHIQWAVVLTGFTVGFALFYEVGFVLLLPLVFTIAANARIPLLYVGVPMAAALSVTHGFLPPHPGPTAIATIFHADMGKTLLYGTLLAIPTVILAGPVYARCLKSIDKPIPEGLHNPKTFTEEEMPSFGVSVWTSLVPVILMAMRAIAEMVLPKGHALLPAAEFFGDPVMATLIAVLIAIFTFGLNRGRSMDSINDTLISSIKIIAMMLLIIGGGGAFKQVLVDSGVDKYIASIMNESNVSPLFMAWSIAAVLRIALGSATVAAITAGGIAAPLIATTGVSPELMVIAVGSGSVIFSHVNDPGFWLFKEYFNLTIGETIKSWSMLETIISVCGLVGCLLLGMVV
- the nfuA gene encoding Fe-S biogenesis protein NfuA, producing the protein MIRISDTAQAHFAKLLQNQEEGTQIRVFVINPGTPNAECGVSYCPPDAVEASDTALKFEQLTAYVDELSAPYLEDAEIDFVTDQLGSQLTLKAPNAKMRKVSDDAPLMERVEYMLQSQVNPQLAGHGGRVSLMEITDDGYAILQFGGGCNGCSMIDVTLKDGIEKQLLAEFPDLKGVRDLTEHQRGEHSYY
- the gntX gene encoding DNA utilization protein GntX produces the protein MLTVHSACWLCQMPLARPAWGICSRCTRALFARQGRCPQCGLPSATAHTPCGRCVQKPPPWQRLVAISDYHPPLSTLIHRFKFSGTAELAPALARLLLLAVRQRSDLPAPQQLISVPLWQRRHWRRGYNQSELLCRPLARWLSLRYQSRAMTRVRPTATQHQLSARLRKHNLKHAFQLELPLQGRHMVIVDDVVTTGSTVAEISRLLLQNGAASVQVWCLCRTL
- the bioH gene encoding pimeloyl-ACP methyl ester esterase BioH, producing the protein MNDIWWQTTGEGNCHLVLLHGWGLNAQVWDCIAPELNAHFTLHRVDLPGYGRSGGFGALSLEDMAEKVLESAPERAIWLGWSLGGLVASQVALRHPQRVQALVTVASSPCFSAHGDWPGIKPEVLSGFQQQLSEDFQRTVERFLALQTLGTESARQDARALKQTVLSLPMPSSEVLNGGLEILKTADLREPLAALTVPFLRLYGRLDGLVPRRIIPQLDALWPQSQSQVFDKAAHAPFISHPLAFCAPLLALKTQLQN
- a CDS encoding YdgH/BhsA/McbA-like domain containing protein, with protein sequence MKLVTGIVASLVIGSLSFGAFAAKEIQKDDVAKMNLTKVGNITTSRTTSPMDAKRDLSKKADEMGGKYFVVIAGEKNEKTVHANADVYK
- the feoC gene encoding [Fe-S]-dependent transcriptional repressor FeoC; its protein translation is MASLIEVRDMLALQGRMEATQLSAQLHTPQALIDAMLSRLEAMGKVVKINEEPDGCLTGSCKSCPEGKACLREWWALR
- the feoB gene encoding Fe(2+) transporter permease subunit FeoB, with protein sequence MKKLTIGLIGNPNSGKTTLFNQLTGARQRVGNWAGVTVERKEGAFATTDHQVTLVDLPGTYSLTTISSQTSLDEQIACHYILSGDADLLINVVDASNLERNLYLTLQLLELGIPCVVALNMLDIAEKQQIRIDVDALSARLGCPVVPLVSTRARGIEALKMAIDRHQGNQPLELVHYPQPLLREASNLAKEMAQDIPERQRNWLGMQMLEGDIYSRAYAGDAAHKLDVSLAHLSEELDDPALHIADARYQSIAAICDAVSNTLTAEPSRFTAAMDRIVLNRVLGLPIFLFVMYLMFLLAINIGGALQPIFDGGSVAIFIHGIQWVGYQLHFPDWLTVFLAQGIGGGINTVLPLVPQIGMMYLFLSFLEDSGYMARAAFVMDRLMQALGLPGKSFVPLIVGFGCNVPSVMGARTLDAPRERLMTIMMAPFMSCGARLAIFAVFAAAFFGQGGALVVFSLYVLGIVIAILTGLMLKYTIMRGEASPFVMELPVYHVPHIKSLIIQTWQRLKGFVLRAGKVIVIVSIFLSALNSFSFSGKIVDNINDSALASVSRAITPVFKPIGVHDDNWQATVGLFTGAMAKEVVVGTLNTLYTAENIQNEEFNPQEFSLGEELIAAADETWQGLKDTFSLSVLANPIEASKGDGVMETGAMGVMSSKFGSAAAAYSYLIFVLLYVPCISVMGAIARESSRGWMTFSILWGLNIAYSLSTLYYQAVSFSQHPRYSLVCILAVILFNVVVIGLLRRARSRVDVSLLATRKTPTSCCSSPTGDCH
- the feoA gene encoding ferrous iron transporter A; this encodes MQFTPDTAWKIVGFSREISPAYRQKLLSLGMLPGSSFNVVRVAPLGDPIHIETRRVSLVLRKKDLALIELESVA
- a CDS encoding Tex family protein; the protein is MMNDSLCRIIAGELQARAEQVVAAVRLLDEGNTVPFIARYRKEVTGGLDDTQLRNLETRLGYLRELEDRRQAILKSIGEQGKLTESLEKAINGTLNKTELEDLYLPYKQKRRTRGQIAIEAGLEPLADLLWSEPSHDPETEAAKFIDADKGVADTKAALDGARYILMERFAEDAGLLAKVRDYLWKNAHLVAKVVSGKEEEGAKFRDYFDHHEPISTTPSHRALAMFRGRNEGVLQLSLNADPQFDEPQKESYCEQIIIDHLGLRLNNAPADSWRKGVVSWTWRIKVLMHLETELMSTVRERAEDEAINVFARNLHDLLMAAPAGLRATMGLDPGLRTGVKVAVVDGTGKLVATDTIYPHTGQAAKAAVAVAALCEKHNVELVAIGNGTASRETERFFLDVQKQFPKVTAQKVIVSEAGASVYSASELAAQEFPDLDVSLRGAVSIARRLQDPLAELVKIDPKSIGVGQYQHDVSQTQLARKLDAVVEDCVNAVGVDLNTASVPLLTRVAGLTRMMAQNIVAWRDENGQFQNRQQLLKVSRLGPKAFEQCAGFLRINHGDNPLDASTVHPEAYPVVERILAATQQALKDLMGNSSELRGLKASEFTDERFGVPTVTDIIKELEKPGRDPRPEFKTAKFADGVETMNDLLPGMILEGAVTNVTNFGAFVDIGVHQDGLVHISSLADKFVEDPHTVVKAGDIVKVKVLEVDLQRKRIALTMRLDEQPGETNARRGGNERPQGNARPAAKAAKPRGRDAQPAGNSAMMDALAAAMGKKR